TAGTGATAGACACAGGCTTGGGGTTGAGGAGTTTACCAGATTACATTAACACCAAAGGTCTGCTTGGAGACGACCCGCAGCGAAAGAACCCCATTTTGGCGATCGCCACCCACGCCCACTTCGACCACTCAGGTGGTCTGCATCAGTTCGAACAGGTGGGAGTCCACAGTGCAGAGGTCGATGCACTGGCCAACGGAGACAACTTCGAGACCGTCACGTGGCTGTCCGACAGAGAGATAGTCCAGGCTCCCTGGCCAGGATGGAGGGCCAGAGAATACAGAGTCAAGGCTGTACAACCAACACACATACTACAAGAAGGTAATAACCAAACCATACAATCTAGTGGTTATGGTACACCAATGTGGTGGCATGATTGTTACCAGTAATCTGAAAGACCATTAGCTGTGTTCAGTCTCTAATGCATGATATGGATTTGAGAGAAGGATATGGTCAATATGAATGTAATTACACAGTCCTTAAAGGATGTGGATTTGCCCCTTGTTACAGAAAATCGACATTGTATTGGAATCCGCTTTCACATTAAGCTGTATCCCATAGGGAAATGTATACTGCAGAGTAGACTTGGCAGGGCACCAACACTGACCTcccaactctctctcacacacacacacacacacacacgcacacacacacacacacacacacacacacacacacactcgtgcacAGGTGCGCATGCACACATGCAagaacacacacagcctcacatcAAGCATGATCCACCCCTATTTTATACAGTTTTGTAACTGTATAATCAATCTCATCATACTCTCTCAATAGAAGTCAGAGCTTCAAAAAGGCCTATTGTTTAGTCTCTGACTGCACATTCGTAAGATGACGTTTCACTCCCTACATCAGTTTGACTCGGTTACATGAACTGTACAATGTTGTTGCTTACAATAGGTCCCATAGGAGGGATTATTTAAGGTCATGGCTTTAATGTGTGAATGACAGTGGCTCACAAATAGCATTAGTGGTTGTTATTCTGCAGTATGCCTGTATCTGCAGAGATGCTATTTTCATACTCAGCCCATAACTTTGATGGATTTTATTTCAGCCAGGGAAGTACAGCAGCCTAGACCCAGCCATAGTGAATTACCCGATCCAGGACCTGAGCGGGtccggatccagaattctaaataatgtcacttGTCTGTGtcagatctgatatgattgtcacgggtctcaggtatgtgtaattttaactgacttgtccggaaggGCCCGTACAGATCCAAACgtgactgctgcagtagagagagagagagagagagagagagagagagcgcctacattttataatttatgctgctgctcttgcttttcacaccggcacagacacccacatacacatacacatgataacacacacactctacacacacacatacacatggattttgtattgtagataaacTATATATACAACAGTGGGTGGACATCACTTcaatagtggatttggctatttcagccacacccattgctgactggtgtataaaattgagcacacagccatgcaatctccatagacaaacattggcagtagaatggccttactgaagagctcagtgactttcaacgtggcagcgtcatagaatgccacctttctaacaagtttgtcaaatttctgccctattagagctgccccggtcaactgtaagtgctgttattgtgaagtggaaacgtctaggagcaacaacgtctcggATGCGaggtggtagaccacacaagctcacagaacgggacgacTGACTGCTGAAGCGTGCAGCACGTgtaaaaaatagtctgtcctcggttgcacacaaggctaagatcaccatgcgcaatgccaagcattggctggagtggtgtaaagctcgccgccattggactctggagcagtgaaaacacgttctctggagtgatgaaacacGCTTCCCCATcttgcagtccgacggatgaatctatGTTTGgcggatgaggaataatggtctggggctgtttttcatggttcaggccccttagttccagtgaagggaaatcttaacgatacagcatacaatgacattctagacgattctgtgcttgcaactttgtggcaacagtttggtggaaggccctttcctatttcagcatgacaatgtccctgtgcacaaagcgaggtccgtacagaaatggttggttgagattggtgtgggagaacttgactggcctgcacagagccctgacctcaaccccatcgaacacctttgggatgaattggaacgccgactgcgagccagggactaatcgcccaacatcagtgcccgacctcactaatgctcttgtggttgaatggaagcaacagaaatgttccaacatctagtggaaatccttcccagaagagtggaggctgttatagcagcaaaggggggaccaactccatattaatgattaagattttggaatgagatgttcgataagcaggtgtccacatacatttggtcatgtattgtatgTGGTACtagagtagtggcctgatggCACACACTTAAAGTGTTGTGAAAAGTATTATGACATGTAGTCATGTAATATTTAGTttttgtatataactgccttaatgttgctgcaCCCCAGGAAaagatccttaataaatacaaatacaagagTGGAGCGTGGTGCGTGTAGCGTGTTGTTGACCAATCATGAGTCATCAAAGcggcattataaactgggtggttcgagccgtTAATGCTGATTGACTACAGCTCTGGTATATCGTACCGtttaccatgggtatgacaaaacatttatttttactgctctaatgacgttggtaaccagtttataatagcaataaggcaccttgaggctttgtgatatatggccaatataccacggctaagcgcTGTGTccataagaacagctcttagcccgtggtatattggccatatacctcacctgcttgggccttattgcttaaataagctACAGCCGTAGAGCCTCGCTCTGTGTGTGGCAAAAGTTTGAAGATATCTACAtgaatcaatggaagatggaattaaaatgacagaattaaaagttaaaggagaaggacTGTATCTGGATCCGACCAGGTCTGTACGgaacggctctggctgtcctCAGGTCCGTTTGGAACGAtctctatatttaaaaaaacagatgcaTATCAGGTCCGGATGGGAAAGCTCCAGGTCCATTTTGGAATTTGGACCCATGAAGACGTCTAAAACaaacaagcacgcacgcacgcacacacacacacacacacacacactccctaacCATATTCTTCATCATAGCAGGTCACTTGCAGGTCACATCATTGCTGCTCACTTGACGAAGTTGGAGCAAACTCTCCCCACCTAGCGTCCTATCCCTGTGTAATTTGTGCGCCAGTCAATACATTTCTGCTGTGTCAGTGCTGCAATGCAGTTGGAATATCTTATTGCTCAATGAGTCCAttttccccgtctctctctccttgctctccctCAGGTGATGTCATCAACCTGGGCGACAGGCAGCTGACGGTGCTGCACATGCCCGGCCACTCCCGGGGAAGCATCTGCCTGCACGACGGGGACAACAAGATGCTGTTCAGCGGGGACGTGGTCTATGACGGAGCCATGATCGACTGGCTGCCCACCAGCCGGGTCAGCGACTACGTC
This portion of the Salvelinus sp. IW2-2015 linkage group LG15, ASM291031v2, whole genome shotgun sequence genome encodes:
- the LOC111974764 gene encoding acyl-coenzyme A thioesterase MBLAC2-like, translated to MSATDWYAHKSLGEGLYWIQEKFFESSNRANIWLLRGSHQDVVIDTGLGLRSLPDYINTKGLLGDDPQRKNPILAIATHAHFDHSGGLHQFEQVGVHSAEVDALANGDNFETVTWLSDREIVQAPWPGWRAREYRVKAVQPTHILQEGDVINLGDRQLTVLHMPGHSRGSICLHDGDNKMLFSGDVVYDGAMIDWLPTSRVSDYVSSCERLVGLVDSEQVDQVMPGHYHTFGAKRLHHIASGYIDRAGTCPARFSTFAWRTLAGLALRASNTRGIC